One part of the Moorena sp. SIOASIH genome encodes these proteins:
- a CDS encoding class I SAM-dependent methyltransferase encodes MVEEQAKDFLEARPWLSGICDSQSTEELKNKYDSWANTYDADVGEDWSFMPANIAQTLSKLLPNKDATILDAGAGTGLVGQALAQQGYTNLTAADLSEKMLAIAKDRQVYKALHQCNLEDSKIFSNLANFDAIIAAGVFAYAHAGVKVLNNLFCFLKEEGIFLLTIREDYRREMQTALEQLPWTLVSEEGFPIYDEAKLMYLLAFKRSDFNE; translated from the coding sequence ATGGTAGAAGAACAAGCCAAAGACTTTTTAGAAGCAAGACCTTGGTTATCTGGGATTTGTGATAGCCAAAGTACCGAGGAATTAAAAAATAAGTACGATAGTTGGGCAAATACCTATGATGCAGATGTAGGAGAAGATTGGTCTTTTATGCCTGCCAACATAGCACAGACATTAAGCAAACTGCTTCCTAATAAAGATGCCACAATTCTAGATGCTGGTGCTGGTACAGGGTTAGTGGGTCAAGCCTTAGCCCAACAGGGATATACTAATCTGACTGCTGCGGATTTGTCAGAAAAAATGTTAGCGATCGCTAAAGACAGACAAGTCTACAAGGCTCTCCATCAGTGTAATTTAGAAGATTCCAAAATTTTTAGCAATTTAGCAAATTTTGATGCTATTATTGCAGCCGGAGTTTTTGCTTATGCCCATGCTGGTGTTAAGGTATTAAACAATCTATTCTGCTTTTTAAAGGAAGAAGGAATTTTTTTATTAACCATACGAGAAGATTATCGCCGTGAAATGCAGACAGCCTTAGAGCAATTACCGTGGACACTAGTTAGTGAAGAGGGTTTTCCGATATATGACGAAGCCAAGTTGATGTATCTTCTGGCTTTTAAAAGGAGCGATTTTAATGAATAG
- a CDS encoding DegT/DnrJ/EryC1/StrS family aminotransferase: MTQPSSTYKLIASHNQDVQVSLYTPAHQGVAQNSVRLSQEIYQYDAPFLTRPRTESIEKHFSEMYGTKHTFWLTGGGTQGVLTACALLGTQYKRVAIALNSHIATINGIILAGLEPYFIPSVSLMPTTEEVISALETSGVSALLLTHPSYEGVTVDLALIADYCRDSDIALAVDEAHGSHFPFLDEQWQSAIAFKADIVTHSMHKYTGSLVQTALLHLPTDSRFSIEQVMGVMPLFETTTRSNLLMLSIEDAIKKGYSEEGQGLFWQAIQECDRLRSQLDNYGKVLTYDAQVSDPLKIYLKSDRTTGQELAELLYERGIDGEFAGEEGLLLIFSFHHNQQDFQFMRETLAAIVPILKEKAPKETLPDSYFCRRPQMRTLPKDAFFSRKEKLPIGQALGKISGCCIKKVPPGSPILIPGEEVTNWHRQRLYPDTVVEVVRE; the protein is encoded by the coding sequence ATGACTCAACCTTCTTCCACTTATAAGCTAATCGCATCTCATAATCAGGATGTGCAGGTGAGTCTTTATACTCCTGCCCACCAAGGAGTTGCTCAAAATAGCGTACGCCTCAGTCAAGAAATCTATCAATATGATGCACCATTTCTCACTCGCCCTCGCACTGAGAGCATAGAGAAACATTTCTCTGAAATGTATGGCACTAAACATACCTTTTGGCTGACTGGGGGAGGCACTCAAGGGGTTTTAACCGCTTGTGCTTTATTGGGTACTCAGTATAAACGAGTGGCGATCGCCCTCAACAGTCATATTGCCACCATAAACGGCATCATTTTAGCAGGATTAGAGCCTTATTTTATTCCTTCTGTGTCTTTGATGCCCACTACTGAAGAGGTGATTTCCGCATTAGAAACCAGTGGCGTATCGGCTTTGTTACTAACTCATCCGAGTTATGAAGGTGTAACTGTGGATCTGGCATTGATAGCTGATTACTGTCGCGATAGCGATATTGCTTTAGCAGTAGATGAAGCCCACGGTAGTCATTTTCCCTTTCTGGACGAACAATGGCAATCAGCGATCGCATTTAAGGCAGATATCGTCACCCATAGTATGCACAAATATACTGGGAGTTTGGTACAAACTGCTTTATTGCATTTACCCACTGACTCTAGGTTTAGTATTGAACAAGTTATGGGGGTGATGCCTTTATTTGAAACCACTACCCGCAGTAACCTGTTAATGCTGAGTATTGAAGATGCGATTAAGAAGGGGTATTCTGAGGAAGGTCAAGGGTTATTTTGGCAAGCGATTCAGGAATGCGATCGCCTGCGCAGTCAATTGGATAATTACGGCAAGGTGTTAACGTATGATGCCCAAGTTAGCGATCCTCTGAAAATCTATTTAAAAAGCGATCGCACTACAGGGCAAGAGTTAGCAGAGCTGTTGTACGAACGGGGGATTGATGGGGAATTTGCTGGTGAGGAGGGATTGTTATTAATTTTCTCTTTCCATCACAATCAACAAGATTTCCAATTTATGAGAGAAACCTTAGCAGCCATTGTGCCAATTCTGAAAGAAAAAGCACCAAAAGAGACGTTACCTGACAGTTACTTTTGCCGTCGCCCTCAAATGAGGACTTTACCAAAAGATGCTTTCTTTAGCCGGAAAGAAAAATTACCCATTGGGCAAGCATTAGGTAAAATAAGCGGTTGCTGTATCAAGAAAGTTCCCCCAGGGAGTCCGATTTTGATACCAGGAGAAGAAGTTACTAATTGGCATCGGCAACGTTTATATCCTGATACTGTGGTTGAAGTAGTGAGGGAGTGA